TAGTCTATGATATTTCTTCCAAACCACCGGCAACTATTGAATGGGAATAAGAAAGTCTTGAAACAGTATATATAAAGCCCTTTGGCCAGGTTAGGCCAAAGGGCTTTTTTTTTTAAAAAACGAAAACCCCGGAACCTGTTGGAACCGGGGTGGAGTTTTAAATGGAATTAAAATTTATTCTCCTTGAGCCAAAGAATAACCTCTTACACCATCAAAAGCATACAGGTGTTCTGTTTTGATGAAGTCAAATCCAAGGTCTTTGATTTGTTTCAAGAGCTCAAGTACATCCGCATGGGTGATGACAGATTGGTCGGCTGTTTTGAACCTGCATCTCCAGTGATCGGTGCAGAAAGTTTCAGGCATTCCTTCAGGAAATACTTTTACCCCTCTGTTGGTGATCAGATGTAGCTTCAGTCCATTGGCATCTGCTTTCCTCAACTTTTCTCCTATGGTATTAGGATTTCTATTGTCCTCATCCCAATCGATAAACACGTCTACACCTATCAGTTCTTTTTTCTCTTTTTTAGCCGGTTTTAATTTGATGCTAAGAGGAGCGGTAGAGGACTTATCGAAAGTAGCAGGCGACATGTTGACTGGTGTTTGTCCCAATCTCTCAATAATAGCTTGGGCAAATTCCTGAGTTCCAACTTTTTTGGAAGAGATTCCTTCTTGGTAAATATCAGCGGTATGGATTCCGTCTTCCAAAGTTTTCATCCAGGCATTGGAGATTTTTTCTGCTATTTCCGGTTGGCCGATATGAACCAACATCATAATGGCACCATTCAACAATCCGGATGGGTTGGCGATATCCATACCGGCAATATCAGGGGCAGATCCGTGAATAGCTTCAAACATGGCCACTTCTTCACCTACGTTGGCGGATCCTCCCAGACCAACGGAGCCTGTTACCTGAGCTGCAATGTCAGAGATGATGTCTCCGTACAAGTTCAGGGTAACGATAACATCGAAAATTTCAGGCCTTTCAGCGATCAATGCAGATCCGATATCGATGATTTTATGGTCTTTTTGGATATCCGGGTATTCCTTGGCTATTTCATCAAAGGTTTTGTGGAATAAGCCATCGGCCAATTTCATGATATTGTCTTTAGTCATACAGGTTACTTTCTTTCTGCCGTATTTTCTGGCATATTCAAAAGCATACCTGATGATTTTTTCGGAGCCCGGTTGGGATATCAATTTCAGTGTCTGATATACTTCCTGAGTTTGTCTGTGCTCAATACCGGCATATAAGTCTTCTTCATTTTCCCTGATGATTACCAGGTCGGTTTTCGGGAAATGGGTTTTAATGAAGGGGGAATATGCTTTGCACGGTCTGACGTTGGCAAAAAGCCCAAAGGATTTCCTGGTGGTTACGTTCAAGCTTTTGAAGCCGCCACCTTGTGGGGTTGTTATGGGAGATTTTAAAAATACCTTTGTTTCCCTTAAGGAAGCAAAGGACTTGGGCTCCATACCGGAGGTGATCCCCTTTAAATACACCTGTTCACCGATTTCGATGACATCGTATTCGAGTTGAGCACCGGCCGCTTCAAGAATATTCAAAGTGGCTTTCATGATCTCCGGTCCGATACCATCGCCATAGGCAACAGTGATTTTTCTTTTTGATGACATATATAATTTGGGTTTGTTGATTTTTAACGATGTGGCACAAAAATATAAAAATTTAGCTGATTTGAGGGGTTGACCTATTCCAATTTAGCACAATAAAACAGTTGCCCGGCAGATTGAAACAGCTGAGAATCAAAGTAAAATTTTTCATTTATTGTATTTTTCTAAGAAATCCTTTGGTAATGTACGGCGTGCTTGTATATTTGGTTTCCAACATTCACCTATTCTTATGGCTGATAGCAAAAATATTCTTTCAGATGTAAAAGAGGGAATTCTCTATCTGACAGTAAACAGGGAGACCAAGCTTAACGCTCTCAATTTTGCAACATTAGAAGAGTTCAGGGACATTTTCAATGAAGTTTCTGACAACAAGAATATCAAGTCAGTAATCATCACTGGTTCTGGAGAAAAGGCTTTTATAGCTGGCGCGGACATCAGTGAAATTGCAGAGCTGAATGAACTCAATGCGAGAAAATTTGCAGAAAACGGTCAAGAAATATTTAGCTTAATCGAAAATTGTCCAAAACCGGTCATCGCAGTTATCAATGGATTTGCTTTAGGTGGGGGCTGTGAACTGGCAATGGCCTGTCATATGAGGGTTGCAACTGCCTCTGCAAAATTTGGTCAGCCCGAGGTCAACCTGGGGATTATACCCGGATATGGAGGCACCCAAAGGTTGACCTACCTGGTCGGGAGGGGCAAAGCACTTGAACTGATGATGACAGGAGATATGATCGGAGCCGATGAGGCAAAAGATTTAGGCTTGGTCAATCATGTGTTACCTACTAAGGCGGAAGCCATTGAGAAAGCAGAGGAGATTTTGAAAAAAATCATGAGCAAAGCACCCCTTGCAATTGGAATGATCATAGATTGTGTGAATGCCGTATTCAATCAAGAAGAAAACGGTTATCAGACAGAAGCCAATAGCTTTGCAAGGTGTGTCAAATCTGGAGATTATAAGGAAGGAACCTCGGCTTTCCTGGAGAAAAGAAAACCGGTATTCAAGGGGGAGTAATTCCCCTTTCTTTTTTTGAAGATGAGCCAACTCAAAAGACTAGCTGGTCAGACTGCAGTATATGGCATTAGCAGCATTCTGGGTAAGACCATTAATTTTTTGCTCTTACCCATATACACTGCTTATCTGGATAAGGAAGCTTTGGGGTCATTTACGGCCATATATGCTTTTATTGCATTTTTGAATATCGTTTTTACCTATGGGATGGAGACGACCTATTTCCGGTATGCAACCGGTAAAGGCTTAGATCCCCAAAAAGTATTTGCGCAGATACAGTCTCTATTGATTACCAGTTCCATTTCTTTAGGTGCAATCATCTACTTCAGTGCCGAGCCTATTTCCTTATGGTTGGGATATGAAGGCAAATCGCATTTGTTCCGATGGGTAGCCTGGATTTTGGCCATTGATGCGGTCTTAGCCATTCCTTATGCCAAGTTAAGGAAAGAAAACAAAGCCCTTTCCTTTGCTTTGACCAAGCTTGGGAACATTTTTCTGAATGTTGGGTTCAATGTATTTTTCATTGTATTCTGTTTTCATGTTTGGAAAGGTGATATTTTTCATTCTCTGCAGCCCATAATCGGGACATTTTACCGTGCAGACTGGGGGGTGGATTATATTCTACTTGCCAATTTACTGGCCAATGCCCTGATGATTCCTGTGCTTTTTAAAATGTCAGGAAGATTCAGTTTTGGAATTGACAGAAAATTCATCCAACCTATGTGGCATTATGCTGTACCTTTATTGTTCATGGGCTTGGCCGGTGTCACCAATGAAGTTTTCTCGAGAGGTTTGTTTGAATATGTACTGCCCGACAATTTCTATGAAGGATTGACATCCAGACAGGCAGGGGGAATTTTTGGGGCAAATTTTAAGTTGGCCATATTCATGAACCTTGTCATCCAGGCATTCAAGTATGCCGCTGAGCCTTTTTTCTTCAATCAATCCACTGACAAAAATAGTCCTGAACTTTTTGCGAGGGTAATGCACGCCTTTGTGATCTTTTGTTCTACCCTGATGATCCTTATTTCGGTTAATTTGGACATTTTGGGAAGCCTTTTTTTGAGAGGGGAGGGGTATGATGCTGGGCTTTTTATCGTTCCTGTCCTGCTTTTTGGTTACCTTTTTTTGGGGATTTACTTTAACCTGAGCATATGGTTTAAATTGACCGACCAAACCAGATATTCATTCTACTTTACTTTGGCAGGGGCAGTAATTACAGTCCTTATCATTTTTTTACTGGTACCGGTTTTAGGCTATATGGGAGCAGCATTGAGTACCTTGGGCTGTTACCTTTCCATGTCTGTGATCTGTTATATTTACGGTCAAAAATTTTTCCCCATTCCCTATCAGACCGGGAAAGCATTGTTTTATTTGTTGCTTGCTTTTAGTTTGAGTTATTTGGGGTTCTATTTGAAGTTTGAAGTTCCTGTCCTGCAATTTATCCTCAGAAATGCCCTTGTGATTGGTTTTGTTCTTGTAGTTTTGCTGATGGAAAAAAAGCAGCTTCAGGCATTGGGATTTTCCATTAAAAAGAAGAAAAGATGAAAGTAAAAGTTATCAACCGTTCAAAGCATTCCTTGCCGGCCTATCAGACCCCACTTTCGGCTGGACTGGATCTAAGAGCGAATATAGATGAACCGGTGGTATTAGGGCCATTGGAAAGAAAACTAATCGGGACGGGCCTTTTTATAGAGTTACCTGAAGGTTTTGAGGCACAGATCAGGCCAAGAAGTGGTCTTGCTTTCAAGCATGGACTGACAGTACTCAATACCCCCGGAACGGTAGATGCAGATTACAGGGGAGAGGTGAAGGTCCTGCTGGTCAACCTTTCCAATGAGTCTTTTGAAGTTCAGGACGGGGAGCGAATTGCCCAAATGGTCATTGCCAAGCATGAGCAGATCAATTGGCAGGAAGTAGAGGTGCTTTCTGACACCGAAAGGGGTGCCGGAGGCTATGGGAGTACTGGAAAATCCTGATTACGTAAAATTTAAAAATTTTGAGCAGTATTCATTGACAAATTGTCAATGAAATCAAAAAGGCATTATGTTTGTGTTGATTTGTGAGTAAATTCATTCTACATTCCATGCTGCCTTAAACCATTCGCTTGTTTATATCGTATTGGCAGGATTAGAAGCATATTAGTGCAAAAAGACACCACGTGAGCATCAACTTCAAAACCATAATTCTTTTAATTTTTGCTTCCGCTTTGTCTTTTTCTGTGCATGCGCAGGAAAGACTATCCAAAAAAGAGAAGAAGAAGCAATTACAAGAGGCCAGGGCTTCCCGGCTTTTTATCGACGGTCAGCGCTTTCTCATGTTAGAGGATTATGACCGTGCTTATTTTTATTTCCAAAAAGCAAGAGAGATCAGTCCAAATGCGGCAGCCATAAATTTTAAAATTGCTGAAATTCTACTTCGTGCCAATCGGATTGAAGATGCACTTCAATATGGTATGAGGGCGGTTGCAGAAGATCCCGACAATAAATACTACAACCTGGTCATGGCAGAGGTATATACCAAACAGGGGCAGTTGTTGGAAGCAGCAAAGATCCTAGAGGGATTGATGGCCAATTCTGAAGAAAACCAAAATTATATCCTTGACCTGGCTTCCTTATACCTATCTGCTGGAGATTTGGACAATGCGCTCAGCGCTTTGAACCGTGCAGAAGAATACTACGGTGTAGTGGAGCAGCTTACTGTCCAAAAGCAGAGGATTTACCTGCGCAAAAACAACCTGAACGGTGCGGTTGCAGAAGGGGAAAAACTAATTGAAGCCCATCCGGGAAATTCTCAGTATGTTCTGAATTTGGTAGAAATTTTATTCAACAATGGCCGGACAAATCAGGCCATTGACCTTGTCAATAAGTCTTTGGAGGCTTATCCCAACCAACCGGATTTGCAATTGGCAGCTTATGCCCTGTACAAAGAAAAAGGTGATATAGATAAAGCAGAAAGTCTCATAATAGAAGCCTTCTCTAATCCTGATCTGGAAGGCAAGGTGAAAGCTGATGCCTTTGGTGACTTGCTGAGAGAGGTAAGAACCGTAAGAAGGGATTCCTTAATGGATATTTTGGAGAAGAGCATGCGGGAATATAATGCCAATGACCCTGATGTACTTTCAGTATTGGGGGACCGTCAGTTCATCAACAACAGGAAGGAAGAGGCTTTGCAGCTTTATCAATCTTCTCTTGAGGTGAACCCAGCCAATTCACAGGTTTTGCAGAATGTAATCACCACCATGTTTGAATTGCAGAAGGATTATGCACAAATTGAAAAGTATACCATAATGGCGGTTGACGAGTTTCCCGAGAAGGCTGAATTCTGGTTCTTTGACGGAACGGCAAAGCTTACCCAGAAGAAGGGTGAAGAAGCGGAAGCTTCATTCCTTAAGGCCATCGAAACCAACAGAGGTAGAAATGTCCAGCTGGACCTTTTGGTCAAGGCCTCTTTGGGAGACACTTTTCATATGTTAGGGAAAAAGCAAGAAGCTTTTGATATGTATGAGGAGGTCTTGGCCAGCAGACCGGAAGATGAACATGTGCTGAACAATTATGCTTATTTCCTTTCCTTGTCCAAGAAAGATCTGGAAAAGGCAAAATCCATGTCGGAGCGTTTGGTAAAAAAATTCCCTAATAATGCGACTTATTTGGATACACACGCCTGGGTACTTTTTCAGTTAAAGGATTATGAAAATGCCAGGAAGTTTATGGAAAGAGCATTGGAAAATGAAGAAAGTCCAAGCGGTGTGATGTGGGAGCATTACGGAGATATTTTGTATCATTTGGGAAATAGAAATGAAGCCATCAGCTATTGGAAAAAGGCTGAAGGCGGAGATGAAACTTCTGAATTTTTGCTTAAAAAGATAAAGGATCAAAAGTATTATGATAAGTAGGTTTTTAGTACTTGGACTAGTTTTTCTTGCTTTGGTTACAGGTTGTGCAAAAAAGCCCAACCTGTATACCTCTGATGAAATCATGCAGGAGTTTGAGCCTGTCTATTTGGATTTTGATTACCTGTCGGCCCGTGGAAGGATTGTGATTGAGGAAGCCAGTGGAAAGACTACCAGGGGAACCATTAATTTTAGAGCTAAGAAAGACAGCATCATCTGGTTCAGTGTGACTCCAGGTTTGGGCCTTGAAGCATTCAGAGGGGCAATAACCAAAGATAAACTTAGGATAAAGGACCGCTTGAACGGGGAGGATATCAACATGAGTTTTGTTGAAGTGGAGGACAGGTTTGATCTCAAATTGTCCCTTGACCTCCTTCAGAACATTATCTATGCCAACCCACCTCATGAATTCAGTTATAGGGACAGATTGATCAGGGTGGGGCAGTATTTTGAACTGACCCAAGTGAGAGATGGTGTCAGGTACCATTCCAGGGTGAGTACAAGGTTTGGAAAAGTTCAGGAATTGAGCAGTGCATCCATGTCAGACAAAGGGTCTCTTTTGGCCAGCTACCCTACCTTCGAAGATGTTGAAGGGCAGCCATTTCCCAATAAAATGCTGCTAAGATTGTCTTATAATACGGCTGAGGGTATTCAGACTGCTTTGATTAACCTGGAATTGACAAAAATTGAATTTTCCAGAACTTCGTTAACTTTCCCTTTCCAATTTTAAAAAATGGTAAAGCTCAGGTTGATATGGATTTTGGTATTGGTTATGTTCGGGTTAGTTATATCCCCCGCTCATGCACAAACCAGAAAAACTAGGGCGCAGATTGAAAAGGAGAAAGATGAAATCCAGAAAAAGCTTTTAGAGTTTGATCAGATCCTGAAGAAAACGGCTGAATCAAAAAAGGTTTCTGTTGGCCAGTTGAATGCCTTGAATCAACAGCTTCAGAACAGGATCAATTATATCAATACCCTCAATGGTGAAATGAGGTTGCTGGAAACCGAAATCAGGGAAACGGAGTCAAGGATTAAAAATCTCGAAAAGGAGCTGAAAACCCTGAAGGAAGAATATTCAGGAATGGTTTATACTTCCTCCAAGTTGAATCAAGGTATGACCATGACAGCTTTTGTTTTCAGTTCGGAAACCTTCAAGCAGTTTTACATGCGCCTGAAATACCTCAAACAATACTCTGATGCCAGGAAGAAGCAAGTTGAACAGATCGAAAATGTCACTGAGGAACTTGTGGGACAGAGGAGAAGTTTAGAAGGAAAAAAGAAAGACATGCAAGCGGTCATCCAGCAGGAGAATCAGCAAAAGCAGCAGTTGGATAAAGCCAAAAAGGATCAGCAAAACATTGTCAATAGCCTCAATCAACAAGAGCAGGAACTCAAGAAGCAAATTGCAGCAGCTAAGAAGCAGCAGGAAAACCTCAACCGCATGCTTAGGGAAATCATTGCGGAAGACAGAAGGAAAGCAGAAGCTGCAGCAAAATCCTCCGGCGCCACAACAACAAGACCTTCTGGAAGCAGCATACCCATGACTCCAGAGGCAGCTGCCTTATCGAGTTCATTTGCAGGGAACAGAGGTAAATTGCCATGGCCTGTTGAAAGTGGGTTTGTTTCAAGGCCTTTTGGCACACATCCCCACCCAACGCTTAAAGGCATTACTGAGGATAACGATGGGATAGACATTCAGACCACGCCAAATGCCAGTGTCAGGGCTGTTTTTGATGGGGAAGTGATCAAAATAGGAACCATTCCCGGATATGGAGGAACCATTGTTATCAAACATGGAGAATACTACACCATGTACAGCAAGCTGAAGGTGATTTCGGTGAAATCCGGGGAAAAGGTAAAAGCCAAACAGGTTTTGGGACAGGTCTACACCAATAGGGAAGGAGTAGCTGAAGTTCACTTCGAAACTTGGAAAGGACTTGAACCCATGAACCCGTCCATTTGGCTGGCTGGTCGATAATGTAAATAATTTGTATATTTATAAAAAATACACAATTATAGCGGAGTCATTCCTTTGTGTTAGCGCTGCACAAGTATATCTTTGTAAACAATTTATCATCTAAATCATATCATCATGACAACATTGGGTTTCTTTCAAAATATGGGTGGAGGATCTATTATCCTTATCATCTTAGTGATTCTCCTGCTATTTGGTGCAAAGAGAATCCCTGAACTGGCAAGAGGACTTGGAAGAGGAATCAGAGAATTCAAAGATGCCACCAAAGAAATTCAGGAGGACCTTGAAGAAGGTCTGAAAGAAAAGAAGAAAAAAGAGTAAACAGACCAAAGATCAGAACCTTGGAAAAATTCCTATCATTTGACGATATCAAGAAGTCGCTTGAAAATAGGGAAACCGATTGTAAAGCGATAGTAAATTATTATCTCCAAAACATTCAAACGAAGGCGCATCTCAACGCCTTCGTTGAAGTTTATACGGAATCCGCTTTGGAGCAGGCAGCCAGAGTGGATGAAAAAATTGCCTCAGGCAAAGCTGGAAGGCTTGCGGGTATGGTCATTGGAATAAAAGATGTCTTGGTTTACAAAGACCATGAATCCAATGCATCAAGCAGGATTTTAAAGGGTTTCATTTCCCAATACACAGCGACTGCCATCCAAAGGCTCATTGATGAAGACGCAATCATCATAGGCAGACTGAACTGCGATGAATTTGGTATGGGTAGTTCAAATGAGAATTCAGTTCACGGAAAGGTGTTGAATGCTGCGGATGAAAGCAGGGTTCCTGGCGGGTCTTCAGGTGGATCTGCGGTAGCTGTGCAGGCCAATCTTTGTACTGTTTCTCTTGGCACGGATACCGGTGGCTCCGTGAGGCAGCCGGCGGCATTTACAGGATTAGTCGGCATTAAGCCCACCTACTCCAGGGTTTCCAGATGGGGACTTATTGCATATGCCTCTTCATTTGATACCATTGGTGTATTTTCCAGAAATGTCAGGGACAATGCCCTTGTCATGGAGATCATGGCTGGTCCTGATAATTTTGACAGCACTGCTTCGAGAAAACCCGTTCCAAAATATTCTGAACTCCTGCATTTTGACAAAAGGGTAAAAGTTGCTTATCTTAAGGAAACCATTGAGTCACCGGCTTTACAAAAGGAAATTAAGGAAAATACCCTATCGGTATTGGAACGCTTAAAGGAGGAGGGGCATGAGGTAGAAGAGGTGGACTTCCCGCTATTGAAATATGTACTTCCTACTTATTATATCCTGACCACAGCCGAGGCGAGCTCCAATCTTTCCAGGTATGACGGTGTGAAATACGGTTACAGAAGTCCGAATGCCCATAATCTTGAAAGTATGTACAA
This Cecembia calidifontis DNA region includes the following protein-coding sequences:
- a CDS encoding NADP-dependent isocitrate dehydrogenase yields the protein MSSKRKITVAYGDGIGPEIMKATLNILEAAGAQLEYDVIEIGEQVYLKGITSGMEPKSFASLRETKVFLKSPITTPQGGGFKSLNVTTRKSFGLFANVRPCKAYSPFIKTHFPKTDLVIIRENEEDLYAGIEHRQTQEVYQTLKLISQPGSEKIIRYAFEYARKYGRKKVTCMTKDNIMKLADGLFHKTFDEIAKEYPDIQKDHKIIDIGSALIAERPEIFDVIVTLNLYGDIISDIAAQVTGSVGLGGSANVGEEVAMFEAIHGSAPDIAGMDIANPSGLLNGAIMMLVHIGQPEIAEKISNAWMKTLEDGIHTADIYQEGISSKKVGTQEFAQAIIERLGQTPVNMSPATFDKSSTAPLSIKLKPAKKEKKELIGVDVFIDWDEDNRNPNTIGEKLRKADANGLKLHLITNRGVKVFPEGMPETFCTDHWRCRFKTADQSVITHADVLELLKQIKDLGFDFIKTEHLYAFDGVRGYSLAQGE
- a CDS encoding enoyl-CoA hydratase/isomerase family protein, translating into MADSKNILSDVKEGILYLTVNRETKLNALNFATLEEFRDIFNEVSDNKNIKSVIITGSGEKAFIAGADISEIAELNELNARKFAENGQEIFSLIENCPKPVIAVINGFALGGGCELAMACHMRVATASAKFGQPEVNLGIIPGYGGTQRLTYLVGRGKALELMMTGDMIGADEAKDLGLVNHVLPTKAEAIEKAEEILKKIMSKAPLAIGMIIDCVNAVFNQEENGYQTEANSFARCVKSGDYKEGTSAFLEKRKPVFKGE
- a CDS encoding lipopolysaccharide biosynthesis protein, producing the protein MSQLKRLAGQTAVYGISSILGKTINFLLLPIYTAYLDKEALGSFTAIYAFIAFLNIVFTYGMETTYFRYATGKGLDPQKVFAQIQSLLITSSISLGAIIYFSAEPISLWLGYEGKSHLFRWVAWILAIDAVLAIPYAKLRKENKALSFALTKLGNIFLNVGFNVFFIVFCFHVWKGDIFHSLQPIIGTFYRADWGVDYILLANLLANALMIPVLFKMSGRFSFGIDRKFIQPMWHYAVPLLFMGLAGVTNEVFSRGLFEYVLPDNFYEGLTSRQAGGIFGANFKLAIFMNLVIQAFKYAAEPFFFNQSTDKNSPELFARVMHAFVIFCSTLMILISVNLDILGSLFLRGEGYDAGLFIVPVLLFGYLFLGIYFNLSIWFKLTDQTRYSFYFTLAGAVITVLIIFLLVPVLGYMGAALSTLGCYLSMSVICYIYGQKFFPIPYQTGKALFYLLLAFSLSYLGFYLKFEVPVLQFILRNALVIGFVLVVLLMEKKQLQALGFSIKKKKR
- the dut gene encoding dUTP diphosphatase, with the translated sequence MKVKVINRSKHSLPAYQTPLSAGLDLRANIDEPVVLGPLERKLIGTGLFIELPEGFEAQIRPRSGLAFKHGLTVLNTPGTVDADYRGEVKVLLVNLSNESFEVQDGERIAQMVIAKHEQINWQEVEVLSDTERGAGGYGSTGKS
- a CDS encoding tetratricopeptide repeat protein, which produces MSINFKTIILLIFASALSFSVHAQERLSKKEKKKQLQEARASRLFIDGQRFLMLEDYDRAYFYFQKAREISPNAAAINFKIAEILLRANRIEDALQYGMRAVAEDPDNKYYNLVMAEVYTKQGQLLEAAKILEGLMANSEENQNYILDLASLYLSAGDLDNALSALNRAEEYYGVVEQLTVQKQRIYLRKNNLNGAVAEGEKLIEAHPGNSQYVLNLVEILFNNGRTNQAIDLVNKSLEAYPNQPDLQLAAYALYKEKGDIDKAESLIIEAFSNPDLEGKVKADAFGDLLREVRTVRRDSLMDILEKSMREYNANDPDVLSVLGDRQFINNRKEEALQLYQSSLEVNPANSQVLQNVITTMFELQKDYAQIEKYTIMAVDEFPEKAEFWFFDGTAKLTQKKGEEAEASFLKAIETNRGRNVQLDLLVKASLGDTFHMLGKKQEAFDMYEEVLASRPEDEHVLNNYAYFLSLSKKDLEKAKSMSERLVKKFPNNATYLDTHAWVLFQLKDYENARKFMERALENEESPSGVMWEHYGDILYHLGNRNEAISYWKKAEGGDETSEFLLKKIKDQKYYDK
- a CDS encoding DUF4292 domain-containing protein produces the protein MISRFLVLGLVFLALVTGCAKKPNLYTSDEIMQEFEPVYLDFDYLSARGRIVIEEASGKTTRGTINFRAKKDSIIWFSVTPGLGLEAFRGAITKDKLRIKDRLNGEDINMSFVEVEDRFDLKLSLDLLQNIIYANPPHEFSYRDRLIRVGQYFELTQVRDGVRYHSRVSTRFGKVQELSSASMSDKGSLLASYPTFEDVEGQPFPNKMLLRLSYNTAEGIQTALINLELTKIEFSRTSLTFPFQF
- a CDS encoding murein hydrolase activator EnvC family protein: MVKLRLIWILVLVMFGLVISPAHAQTRKTRAQIEKEKDEIQKKLLEFDQILKKTAESKKVSVGQLNALNQQLQNRINYINTLNGEMRLLETEIRETESRIKNLEKELKTLKEEYSGMVYTSSKLNQGMTMTAFVFSSETFKQFYMRLKYLKQYSDARKKQVEQIENVTEELVGQRRSLEGKKKDMQAVIQQENQQKQQLDKAKKDQQNIVNSLNQQEQELKKQIAAAKKQQENLNRMLREIIAEDRRKAEAAAKSSGATTTRPSGSSIPMTPEAAALSSSFAGNRGKLPWPVESGFVSRPFGTHPHPTLKGITEDNDGIDIQTTPNASVRAVFDGEVIKIGTIPGYGGTIVIKHGEYYTMYSKLKVISVKSGEKVKAKQVLGQVYTNREGVAEVHFETWKGLEPMNPSIWLAGR
- the tatA gene encoding twin-arginine translocase TatA/TatE family subunit; this translates as MTTLGFFQNMGGGSIILIILVILLLFGAKRIPELARGLGRGIREFKDATKEIQEDLEEGLKEKKKKE
- the gatA gene encoding Asp-tRNA(Asn)/Glu-tRNA(Gln) amidotransferase subunit GatA produces the protein MEKFLSFDDIKKSLENRETDCKAIVNYYLQNIQTKAHLNAFVEVYTESALEQAARVDEKIASGKAGRLAGMVIGIKDVLVYKDHESNASSRILKGFISQYTATAIQRLIDEDAIIIGRLNCDEFGMGSSNENSVHGKVLNAADESRVPGGSSGGSAVAVQANLCTVSLGTDTGGSVRQPAAFTGLVGIKPTYSRVSRWGLIAYASSFDTIGVFSRNVRDNALVMEIMAGPDNFDSTASRKPVPKYSELLHFDKRVKVAYLKETIESPALQKEIKENTLSVLERLKEEGHEVEEVDFPLLKYVLPTYYILTTAEASSNLSRYDGVKYGYRSPNAHNLESMYKKTRSEGFGEEVKRRIMLGTFVLSASYYDAYFTKAQKVRRLIKEFTENLLNKYDYILLPTTPSTAFKFGEHSNDPVAMYLEDLFTVQASVSGVPALSLPNGKDHQGLPIGLQVMANSFKEAELYAFGNYLMELNNN